The nucleotide window TGAGGAGAGGTGCTGGGCAAAGGCTGGGCTGCCCCGGCCGCCAAATCTCTTGGAAGGGGTGCGCGGGGTGGCGAGGGTGCCTGGCTGTgcggggaggggatgggggagggGGTCATGCATGGGGTACAGGAGGTGTtgcggggtgctgggggagaggaTGGCATGCttggcaggggcaggggagaggtgTGCCAGCTCCCAGCCGGCCAGCTCGATGTCTACCCCATCCCCTCTGCATGGATGCTGACCCCCACCTCTGCACTTGCAGCCAGCATGGAGCAGCGAGCAGGGCCACCAGAGCTGAGACCTGCAGGACCCACCACGCACCCGCAGCCCAAGGTGAGCCCAGGCCTGGCTGGCCGCGATGGCTGGGACCACACGTCCCCGTCCCCAGCTCATGGAGCCTCGTCCCTGGTGTGGGGACCCTGGTCAGGGCTCACCCcactgtgctgtgctttgtcGCAGGAGGGGACGCTGTGGGGGCTCCTCGCCATCCTCTCGCTGCTGGCCGGGCTGGCCGCGGGCAACCTGCGAATGCCGCACTGCAACGAGACGCTGGACACGGCCCCCACGCCACGGGGCATGGCCACCGCCAGCCCGGCTGTGGAGGATGGCGTGGAGGTACCGCTCGCCGCTGCCCGGAGCCAGCTGTACGGTGCGTGTTGGGGCAGGACCCCCAGCCTGGGCACGGTAGCCCCGAGCGTGGGGCATGGGTGGGTTGGGAGCTGCTGTGGTGAGCCCCAGCCTGTGCGGGGCTGCCTCTGCACATCAGGGCCTGGCTGGGGGGGACCGAACACATGGGGCCCCCTGCTTCATGCCAGGGATGGTGGCAGAGCCCTGGGGATGAGAAGGTGCTTGGCCGGGTGCCCACCCACCCCACTGCCCCACGGGCACCCAGCCAGCGCCATGGTGGGTGGTCAGGAGGGGTCTGCAGGTCACAGCGGGAGGACAGGCAGGCTCGGCAGGCCCCAGGAGGGCGGCGGGTGCGGGATGGGGTCTGACAGTGCCGTCCCCTCTGCGTGCAGGGGACAACGCGACGACGGGTGGCCCTGGCGCCGCGGAACTGGCGGAGGACCTGCTGCTGCGTGCCGAGCGCTCACCGCCGGGTGCCGGCAAAGGCAAGAAAGCGATGCAGAAATCCCCATGGGGGACCCGTGGGCGCAACTGCCACATCCGCAACCTGATGGTGAAGGTGCGCGACCTGGGCCTGGGCTTCAACTCGGACGAGATCGTGCTCTTCAAGTACTGCAGCGGGTCCTGCCACCGGGCGCGCAGCAACTACGACCTGACGCTGGGCAGCCTGCTGCGGCAGCAGCTCATCGCCCCGGGGCCACGGGAGCGGGTCCTCAGCCACCCCTGCTGCCGG belongs to Aquila chrysaetos chrysaetos chromosome 12, bAquChr1.4, whole genome shotgun sequence and includes:
- the ARTN gene encoding artemin isoform X1; the protein is MLGRGRGEVCQLPAGQLDVYPIPSAWMLTPTSALAASMEQRAGPPELRPAGPTTHPQPKEGTLWGLLAILSLLAGLAAGNLRMPHCNETLDTAPTPRGMATASPAVEDGVEVPLAAARSQLYGDNATTGGPGAAELAEDLLLRAERSPPGAGKGKKAMQKSPWGTRGRNCHIRNLMVKVRDLGLGFNSDEIVLFKYCSGSCHRARSNYDLTLGSLLRQQLIAPGPRERVLSHPCCRPTRYEAVSFMDVQNTWQTVEKLSAAECSCIG
- the ARTN gene encoding artemin isoform X2, with the protein product MEQRAGPPELRPAGPTTHPQPKEGTLWGLLAILSLLAGLAAGNLRMPHCNETLDTAPTPRGMATASPAVEDGVEVPLAAARSQLYGDNATTGGPGAAELAEDLLLRAERSPPGAGKGKKAMQKSPWGTRGRNCHIRNLMVKVRDLGLGFNSDEIVLFKYCSGSCHRARSNYDLTLGSLLRQQLIAPGPRERVLSHPCCRPTRYEAVSFMDVQNTWQTVEKLSAAECSCIG